TGCATTGTGCAGCACCGGCACCATCCGCCGGGTTATCGGCATATTAAACACATCGAGGAATTGGTTACCGAATAAAAAGAAGATCAAACGCCAATTAAACCGGCAGATTTAACCTGCTAGTTAACAAAAAAGAAAAAGACACCTGAGGCGCCTTTTTCCATCAGTGAACGAGAACACAGTTAGGAGGACGATCATTTCTACCATAGCTCAGGCTTCACTACCATGAACCATAACATGGCCAGCAAAAGAAACAAATAGATCCAGATCGAACGAGTAAGCGACTGCACCAATTTATCCTTGTCCTGGTCAGTTTCATTAAACTTCCGTATCTTCGGCGAAAATGCGCGTGCTAGGAAATATAAGGAGCTTACCAGGATCAATATGGTCATCACGATCCAGGACGACTTCCATGACCAATTCCCACCCATGACTAGCAATACCCCGGATATGACCAAAACATGACCGGCATGCTTCGCCAAACGTGTGGTAGACCTGAAAGTATCCAGATAGGCTTGTTGTTTGGTGAGGTCAGCCTCTCGCAATCTTTTCATCATGGGTAGAAGAACAAAAAACGGTCCAATGGACATCATGGCACTGAGAATATGTAGATAAAGAATCGATTTATATAATAAAATGCCCACCGTTATTTTTTCTTGTCCGGGCTAAATTCATGGACCCACACTCG
This genomic stretch from Brevibacillus sp. DP1.3A harbors:
- a CDS encoding DUF2269 family protein, which translates into the protein MGILLYKSILYLHILSAMMSIGPFFVLLPMMKRLREADLTKQQAYLDTFRSTTRLAKHAGHVLVISGVLLVMGGNWSWKSSWIVMTILILVSSLYFLARAFSPKIRKFNETDQDKDKLVQSLTRSIWIYLFLLLAMLWFMVVKPELW